In one Oscillatoria sp. FACHB-1406 genomic region, the following are encoded:
- the ileS gene encoding isoleucine--tRNA ligase, producing the protein MTEPKSYKDTVNLPQTKFDMRANAVKREPELQAFWGEQRIYDRLSQENPGETFILHDGPPYANGALHMGHALNKILKDIINKYKILRGYKVHYVPGWDCHGLPIELKVLQNLKSKERETLTPLTLRHKARDFALAAMEEQRAGFKRYGIWGDWEHPYLTLKPEYEAAQIGVFGEMALKGYIYRGLKPVHWSPSSQTALAEAELEYPEGHTSRSVYAAFKVTEAGENAKVLEQFLPDLGVAIWTTTPWTLPGNLAVAVNPDLTYAVVESGEVQTFKYLIVAEDLVATLAEKFGTNLTVKATLKGQDLEHTSYQHPLYDRVSQILVGGDYVTTDSGTGLVHTAPGHGQEDYIVGQRYGLPILSPVDDKGNFTEEAGQFAGLNVLKDANEAIIQALTEEHSLLLEEAYVHKYPYDWRTKKPTIFRATEQWFASVEGFRDAALKAIESVRWIPAQGENRIVSMVADRSDWCISRQRSWGVPIPVFYEEETNEPLLNAETIDHVRNIIAEKGSDAWWELSVEELLPESYRNNGKKYRKGTDTMDVWFDSGSSWAAVAQEREALEYPVDMYLEGSDQHRGWFQSSLLTSVATNGIAPYKTVLTHGFILDEQGRKMSKSMGNGVEPNTIINGGKNQKEEPAYGADVMRLWVSSVDYSSDVPLGKNILKQLSDVYRKIRNTARFLIGNLHDFDPEQDAVAYEELPELDRYMLHRMTEIFAEVTDAFESFQFFRFFQTVQNFCVVDLSNFYLDIAKDRLYISDANSPRRRSCQTVLAVALENLARAIAPVLSHLAEDIWQYLPYKTPSASVFESGWVKTEKNWENPELAASWAFLRELRDATNKVMEAARNAKAIGSSLDAKVLLYVADAGMRAKLQQMNPSDSLSGNRVDELRYLFLASQVELVEGMEAVQAAEFKSESEQIAVGIVKAEGQKCDRCWNYSTHVGEASDDPTICDRCVEALKGAF; encoded by the coding sequence GTGACAGAACCCAAAAGCTACAAAGATACCGTCAATCTCCCGCAAACCAAGTTTGATATGCGCGCCAACGCCGTCAAGCGCGAACCGGAATTGCAAGCTTTCTGGGGAGAACAGCGAATTTACGATCGCTTGTCACAGGAAAATCCCGGCGAAACCTTTATACTCCACGATGGCCCGCCCTACGCCAACGGTGCGCTTCACATGGGCCACGCCCTCAATAAAATTCTCAAAGATATCATCAATAAGTATAAAATCCTGCGCGGCTACAAAGTCCACTACGTCCCCGGTTGGGATTGCCACGGGTTGCCGATTGAACTCAAAGTCCTGCAAAATCTCAAATCAAAAGAACGCGAAACCCTCACCCCCTTAACCTTGCGCCACAAAGCGCGGGATTTTGCCCTCGCTGCAATGGAAGAACAACGCGCGGGGTTTAAGCGTTACGGGATTTGGGGCGATTGGGAACATCCTTACCTTACCCTGAAACCGGAGTACGAAGCGGCGCAAATCGGCGTATTTGGCGAGATGGCACTGAAGGGATATATCTATCGCGGACTCAAACCCGTGCATTGGAGTCCGAGTTCGCAAACGGCGCTAGCAGAAGCAGAATTAGAATATCCGGAAGGACATACTTCCCGCAGCGTTTATGCTGCCTTTAAGGTGACAGAAGCGGGAGAAAATGCCAAGGTTTTAGAGCAATTTTTACCCGATTTAGGTGTGGCGATTTGGACGACAACGCCTTGGACATTGCCGGGAAATTTAGCCGTAGCAGTGAATCCCGATTTAACTTATGCCGTGGTTGAATCGGGCGAAGTTCAAACCTTTAAATATCTCATCGTTGCTGAAGATTTAGTTGCTACTCTAGCGGAAAAATTCGGGACGAATTTAACGGTGAAAGCAACGTTAAAAGGTCAGGATTTAGAGCATACTTCTTACCAGCATCCCCTATACGATCGCGTCAGTCAAATTCTCGTCGGCGGCGATTACGTCACCACGGATTCCGGTACGGGCTTAGTGCATACCGCACCCGGACACGGGCAGGAAGATTACATCGTCGGACAGCGTTACGGTTTGCCGATTCTTTCCCCCGTTGACGATAAGGGAAATTTCACCGAAGAAGCGGGACAATTTGCCGGTTTAAACGTGCTAAAGGATGCCAACGAAGCGATTATTCAAGCCTTAACAGAGGAGCATTCTTTACTCCTTGAAGAAGCCTACGTTCATAAATATCCCTACGATTGGCGCACCAAAAAACCGACTATCTTCCGCGCGACGGAGCAATGGTTTGCCTCAGTAGAAGGATTCCGCGACGCAGCTTTAAAAGCGATTGAATCAGTACGCTGGATTCCCGCTCAAGGCGAAAATCGCATCGTTTCAATGGTAGCAGACCGCTCGGATTGGTGCATCTCTCGCCAGCGCAGTTGGGGCGTTCCGATTCCCGTTTTCTATGAGGAAGAAACGAACGAACCGCTGTTAAATGCCGAAACAATCGACCATGTAAGAAATATTATCGCCGAAAAAGGTTCCGATGCTTGGTGGGAACTCTCCGTTGAAGAGTTGCTGCCAGAAAGTTATCGCAACAATGGTAAGAAGTATCGCAAAGGAACCGACACGATGGATGTTTGGTTCGATTCCGGTTCTTCTTGGGCAGCAGTAGCGCAGGAACGGGAGGCGTTAGAATATCCCGTCGATATGTATTTAGAAGGTTCGGATCAGCATCGCGGCTGGTTCCAATCGAGTTTATTAACCAGCGTAGCAACGAATGGAATTGCACCTTATAAAACGGTGCTAACGCATGGGTTTATCCTTGACGAACAGGGACGGAAAATGAGTAAGTCTATGGGCAATGGGGTAGAACCGAATACGATTATTAATGGCGGCAAAAATCAGAAGGAAGAGCCAGCTTACGGGGCGGATGTGATGCGCCTGTGGGTATCTTCGGTGGATTATTCTTCCGATGTCCCGCTGGGGAAAAATATTCTCAAACAGTTGTCGGATGTTTATCGTAAGATTCGCAATACGGCGCGCTTTTTAATCGGAAATTTGCACGATTTCGATCCCGAACAAGATGCGGTAGCTTATGAGGAGTTGCCGGAGTTGGATCGGTATATGCTGCACCGAATGACGGAAATTTTCGCAGAAGTTACCGATGCGTTTGAAAGTTTCCAATTCTTCCGCTTTTTCCAAACGGTGCAAAATTTCTGCGTCGTCGATTTGTCGAATTTCTATCTCGATATTGCCAAAGATCGCTTGTATATTTCCGATGCGAATTCGCCGCGAAGACGGAGTTGTCAAACGGTATTAGCTGTAGCGCTAGAAAATTTAGCCCGCGCGATCGCGCCCGTCCTCTCCCATTTAGCCGAGGATATCTGGCAATATCTGCCCTACAAGACCCCTAGCGCGTCCGTCTTCGAGTCTGGATGGGTAAAAACGGAGAAAAACTGGGAAAATCCGGAATTAGCGGCTTCCTGGGCGTTTTTGCGCGAGTTACGCGATGCAACGAACAAGGTGATGGAAGCGGCGCGCAATGCTAAGGCGATCGGTTCGTCGCTGGATGCTAAGGTGTTGCTGTATGTGGCGGATGCCGGGATGCGCGCTAAGTTGCAACAAATGAACCCCAGCGACAGTTTGAGCGGTAATCGCGTCGATGAGTTGCGTTACCTCTTCCTCGCCTCGCAAGTCGAGTTAGTCGAAGGGATGGAAGCGGTGCAAGCAGCCGAATTTAAGAGCGAATCCGAGCAAATCGCCGTGGGAATTGTTAAAGCGGAGGGGCAAAAATGCGATCGCTGCTGGAACTATTCAACCCATGTCGGCGAAGCAAGCGACGATCCCACCATTTGCGATCGCTGCGTTGAGGCGTTAAAAGGAGCGTTTTAA
- a CDS encoding CBASS cGAMP-activated phospholipase: MVHLSSSDPSESQTFKVLSIDGGGIKGLYSARILENFEDRFKCHIADYFDLICGTSTGGLIALGLSLNIPVGLISNLYYRRGNKIFPQRNVLLSSLRQIFLRSKYDNSELRRALEEMFGERTLADSRCLLCIPAFSLTDGRPFIFKYDHSEGNLCRDGKTKYVDIALATSAAPAYLPIVTVDTYDRKQFIDGGIYANNPTLVGVVEALRYFVGSGKKFQKLMVMSIGSLEPNPGRRFVAKHHRSVIDWNKDLIATFFEGQAYLTGYFVETLAQHCDSPFDYVRIPGAPLSPEQARIINMDNTSSEALNLMSQMGNDQAYLWGKKPEVSNFFKDYKRYIIR; encoded by the coding sequence ATGGTTCATCTTTCTTCCTCCGATCCTTCTGAATCACAAACATTTAAAGTTCTATCAATAGATGGGGGAGGAATTAAAGGTTTGTATTCAGCCAGAATCTTAGAGAATTTTGAGGATAGATTTAAGTGTCATATCGCTGATTACTTTGATCTAATTTGTGGCACTTCAACCGGAGGTTTAATTGCTTTAGGTCTGTCTCTCAATATTCCTGTTGGATTAATCAGTAATTTGTACTATAGGCGAGGCAACAAAATTTTTCCACAGCGAAATGTTCTTCTAAGTTCGCTTCGACAAATTTTCCTACGAAGCAAATATGATAACAGCGAATTAAGGAGAGCATTAGAAGAAATGTTCGGAGAGCGAACCCTTGCAGACTCCCGCTGTTTACTGTGCATCCCTGCGTTTTCTTTAACTGATGGTAGACCCTTCATTTTTAAGTACGACCATAGTGAAGGTAATCTATGCAGAGACGGTAAAACAAAATATGTTGATATCGCTCTTGCAACAAGTGCAGCACCTGCATACCTTCCCATCGTTACTGTTGACACTTATGATCGCAAACAATTTATTGATGGTGGAATTTATGCAAATAATCCAACTCTAGTTGGAGTGGTGGAAGCACTTCGGTACTTCGTCGGTAGTGGTAAAAAATTTCAGAAGCTAATGGTGATGTCTATTGGTTCTCTGGAGCCAAATCCTGGTAGACGATTCGTTGCTAAACATCATCGTTCGGTTATCGACTGGAATAAAGATTTGATTGCTACGTTTTTTGAGGGACAGGCATATCTTACAGGTTACTTTGTAGAAACTCTAGCGCAGCATTGTGATTCTCCATTTGATTATGTGCGTATTCCTGGCGCTCCTTTATCTCCAGAACAGGCACGAATCATTAACATGGATAACACTTCGAGTGAAGCACTAAACTTAATGTCTCAGATGGGGAATGATCAGGCGTATCTCTGGGGCAAAAAACCAGAGGTTTCCAATTTTTTTAAAGACTATAAGCGATACATAATCAGGTGA